From the genome of Pseudomonas sp. gcc21, one region includes:
- a CDS encoding bile acid:sodium symporter family protein, whose translation MARPRFLPDNLTLCLIAVVAIASLFPAEGQTAVAFGWITNLAIGLLFFLHGAKLSSSAIVSGVTHWRLHLLVFACTFLMFPLLGLALKPVLSPLVGTELYLGILFLCALPATVQSAIAFTSLARGNIPAAVCSAATSSLLGIFLTPLLVMLLMGAQVQESSTLDSISKIVVQLLLPFIAGQIARRWIGDWVGRNKSWLKYVDQGSILLVVYSAFSNAVVEGIWQQVPLPQLAGLVVACCLLLALVLGMTHLLGQRLGFNMEDRITILFAGSKKSLATGVPMAQVLFTGGTIGTLILPLMLFHQIQLMVCAVLAQRYAERPEDSVLVAQP comes from the coding sequence ATGGCCAGACCCCGCTTTCTTCCTGATAACCTGACGCTCTGCCTGATTGCCGTCGTCGCGATCGCCAGCCTGTTTCCTGCCGAAGGGCAGACCGCCGTGGCCTTCGGCTGGATCACCAATCTGGCCATCGGCCTGCTGTTCTTTCTTCACGGCGCGAAGCTGTCCAGCAGCGCCATCGTCTCGGGGGTCACCCATTGGCGGCTGCACCTGCTGGTGTTCGCCTGCACCTTCCTGATGTTCCCCCTGCTGGGACTGGCGCTCAAACCGGTGCTGTCCCCGCTGGTCGGTACCGAGCTGTACCTGGGCATCCTGTTTCTGTGCGCCTTGCCCGCCACGGTTCAGTCCGCGATCGCCTTTACCTCCCTGGCGCGGGGCAACATTCCTGCCGCGGTATGCAGCGCCGCGACCTCGAGCCTGCTGGGCATCTTTCTCACGCCCCTGCTGGTCATGCTGCTGATGGGCGCGCAGGTGCAGGAGTCGAGCACCCTCGATTCGATCAGCAAGATCGTCGTGCAGCTATTGTTGCCCTTCATCGCCGGGCAGATTGCGCGGCGCTGGATCGGCGACTGGGTAGGACGCAACAAGAGCTGGCTCAAGTATGTCGATCAGGGGTCGATCCTGCTGGTTGTCTACAGCGCCTTCAGCAATGCCGTGGTGGAGGGCATCTGGCAGCAGGTGCCACTGCCGCAGCTGGCGGGTCTGGTGGTGGCCTGCTGTCTGTTGCTGGCGCTTGTGCTGGGCATGACCCATCTTCTGGGACAACGCCTGGGTTTCAACATGGAGGATCGCATCACCATCCTGTTTGCCGGTTCGAAGAAGAGCCTGGCGACGGGAGTGCCCATGGCCCAGGTGCTATTCACCGGCGGCACCATCGGCACGCTGATCCTGCCGCTGATGCTCTTTCATCAGATCCAGCTGATGGTCTGCGCCGTGCTGGCGCAACGTTATGCTGAGCGGCCGGAAGACTCCGTGCTGGTCGCGCAACCCTGA
- a CDS encoding malate:quinone oxidoreductase translates to MELFSSKHRNFVLTGGGTMSLTFGTWLAELEPDWTIRLYECLDTQLSMSYAVQLRTNRFAPQDRFSSGARDLKTETF, encoded by the coding sequence ATAGAACTCTTTTCTTCGAAGCACCGTAATTTCGTTCTCACTGGCGGCGGAACCATGAGCCTGACATTCGGCACCTGGCTTGCCGAACTGGAACCAGACTGGACAATTCGGCTGTACGAGTGCCTGGATACACAGTTGTCCATGTCGTATGCGGTGCAACTCAGAACGAATCGGTTTGCCCCGCAAGACAGGTTCTCAAGCGGTGCGCGTGATCTGAAAACTGAGACCTTTTAG